In Lacinutrix sp. Bg11-31, the DNA window GAGTCTTGCTGAACGCTGTCGAGACACCTTCGAAAGGCTTTCTTTAAATTCGTTAATAAGTTCTTTAACTAAATTTAAAGGAAACCATTTACTTTTAGTTATTTTGCTTTCTCAATTAAAAATGGATTCACAAAAAATTTACATATCTATAGGAAGCAATAAAGGCGACAAATTTAAGAATTTGCAAGCTGCTGTGGACGCTATTCATTTAAAAATTGGGACTATTAAAATAATATCGAAAGTTTTTAAAACACCAGCTTTGGGTTTTGATGGTGATGATTTTTTTAATGCATGTTTGTTAGTCGAAAGTTATTTGAAACCGAATAAGATTCTAAAGGAATTATTAGCAATAGAAACGGATTTAGGAAGGGTTAGAACTATAAAACAAGGTTATGAGTCTAGAACTATAGATTTAGATGTTTTATTTATAGATGAAACATTAATTGATACTAAATCTCTTAAAGTACCACATCCAGAATTGCACAACCGTAAGTTTGTTTTAGAACCTCTACACCATATCGCATCTAAGTTTAAGCATCCAGTTTTAGGAAAACAAATTTCTGTTTTGTTAGCCGAGTGTGAAGATAAGAGTGTCTTAGAACCAATAAATATTTGGTTAAAAAATCCAAGTAAGCAACACGATTTTTCGAAGTATAACTACATTGCAATTGAAGGAAATATTGGAGCAGGAAAAACAAGTTTGGTTACAAAAATTGCTCAAGATTATAATGCTAAACTTATTTTAGAGCGTTTTGCAGATAATCCATTCTTGCCTAAGTTTTATGAAGATGCGCAACGTTATGCCTTTACTTTAGAGATGTCTTTTCTTGCAGATCGTTACCAGCAAATAAGTGACGACTTATCGCAACTCGATTTATTTAAAGATTTTATTGTAAGTGATTACGATATTTTTAAATCGTTAATTTTCTCTAAAATCACACTAAATCAAGACGAGTTTAAATTATATAGAAAGTTGTTTTACTTAATGTATAAAGATATTGCGAAACCAGAACTCTATGTTTATCTCTATCAAAATACCGAAAGACTTAAAGAGAACATTAAAAAACGTGGTAGAAAATACGAGCAAAATATTGATAGTGATTATCTTGATAAAATTAACTCTGGTTATTTAGATTTTTTAAAAACTCAAACGGACTTTAATGTAAAGATAATAGATATTTCTAATCGTGATTTTGTGAAGAATCGTGAAGATTATTTATTTGTTTTAGATGCTATTTGTGGAGATAATTAATATTTCGCCCTTATTTATTGTAGATTTTATTTAAACTTAATGTAAATCAATCAAATCATGAAGTGTGTTTTTAAGGTTTTTATTTTTTTATTTTTTGCACAATTCTTAGTTGCACAAAATAAACCGATAGACTCTATCGTATCTGCTTTGCAAAAAGATCAGTTGTTTTTCGAAAAAGTGTTTATTCATACTAATAAATCAAATTATGCTAAAGAGGATGTTATTTGGTTTAAAGCCTATGTTTCTTCAAATGAAAACAAACCTTCTCTAAAAACCACATTACTTTATGTTAGCTTATTTTCTGAAGAAGGAGAATTAATTAAAACGGAAAA includes these proteins:
- the folK gene encoding 2-amino-4-hydroxy-6-hydroxymethyldihydropteridine diphosphokinase; amino-acid sequence: MDSQKIYISIGSNKGDKFKNLQAAVDAIHLKIGTIKIISKVFKTPALGFDGDDFFNACLLVESYLKPNKILKELLAIETDLGRVRTIKQGYESRTIDLDVLFIDETLIDTKSLKVPHPELHNRKFVLEPLHHIASKFKHPVLGKQISVLLAECEDKSVLEPINIWLKNPSKQHDFSKYNYIAIEGNIGAGKTSLVTKIAQDYNAKLILERFADNPFLPKFYEDAQRYAFTLEMSFLADRYQQISDDLSQLDLFKDFIVSDYDIFKSLIFSKITLNQDEFKLYRKLFYLMYKDIAKPELYVYLYQNTERLKENIKKRGRKYEQNIDSDYLDKINSGYLDFLKTQTDFNVKIIDISNRDFVKNREDYLFVLDAICGDN